Genomic segment of Petrotoga miotherma DSM 10691:
AAAAAGCGCTTATACCGCCAAATAAAAACATCATTATAAATATTAAAACATTCAACATTATTAAGTAACTTGTGACATTTCTTTGCATCTCTTTCTCCTTTCTTTATCTATTACTGTCTTTATAAATTCTAAAACTTACTTTAGCACCCCTTCGCCCTGCATCCCACCCACAATTGGATGGGAGGGCTCCGCCCTGTAACCCTTTAAAAATCAAAATTTTATTTTTGAAAATCTTTTTATTACTAAAGTGTCTATTATCTATATCTAGGTCAATCTTATGCCTAGCTTTCTCGAAGTTTGATCCCTTTATTGTTCAAACTTTCTAAAATAGATCTTTCGACTTGATTGACTTCTTCTTCCGTCAAAGTTTTATTTTCTGATCTATAAACTATTGAAACGGTTATACTTGTTTTATCTTCTTCTATGTTTTTTCCTCTGTAAACATCAAAAATTTTAAAATCTTCTACAATATCTGCCACATTTATTATTATTTCTTGAATCTCTTTAAATTCAATGTTTAGTGGAACAATCATAGAATACTCTCTTTTGATAGCAGGTAAATCTACTTTTCTGAATTCTCTTTTTATTTCCTTCTTACCTTCAAATATTTTGTTTAAGTTAATCTCACAGATATATATTGGATCTTTTATTTCGTAATAATTATCGGCTATCACTGGATCAAGTAAACCTAAAAAGCCAACTTCTTCACTGTTAATAAATAAAAGAGCACTTTGTGCTTTCAAAAAACCAGATTGATCGTTTCTTACGTATTCTACTTTTACATGGAATTCATTCAACAAGTTTTCTAAAGCACCTTTTACAGAATAAAATGTAACCTCTCTCTTATCTGTGAAATCATCATTATTTTCTCTTCCCGTAGCCACAAAGGCAAGGTTAGTAAATTCCTTGGCACCTGTCTCACTACCTTTCTCTGCTTGGAAAACTTTATCAATTTCGAACATTTTTATATCTTTTATTTGATTTCTATAATTAAATGAAGCCGAATCCAACAAACCATATATCAATTTGGATGACATGTATTCTAATTCTGAGGAGATAGGATTAATCAATTTTAAATCCAATTCGTTTTCCATCCACATTCTATTGCCATTGTTCAATGGAAAGGTCTTTGCCTCATGATAACCGTTAGCCAACATAATATCCGCTACCTTCTCTTTAAAAGAAACAAAATCTCCCTTACTTCCTATCATTCCATTTAGATTTGGGAAAGCAGACTGTATTTTTGAGTAGCCATAAACTCTACCAACCTCTTCAACAAGATCAATTTCTTGGGTAATATCTGGCCTTTTTGTAGGAATAGAAACCTTCCATTCTTCATCTATTGTATCAAAGGATAAATTCGTTTTCTTGTTTACATCTTCCATTTCCTTCTGGTGTGAACTTTTTTCCACTTTTGTGAAAGGGAAATCTAATTTTTTTAATATTTGTTCAATTTCTTTTTCTGCTAATTCTTTTCCCAATCTATTGTTTATATAACTTTTTTTAATCGATATTTCTTTATTTTTTATAGGTTCGGGATAAATATCCGTTGTAGGTCCGTCTACTTTTCCCCCTGTCAATTCGTTAATCAATTTAATCAATCTACCCATTACCATCTCACTATTGTTTGGATCAACTCCTCTTTCAAAACGATACGAAGAATCAGAGGTTATCTTATGGTAAGTGGAAGACCTTCTTATATTAACAGGATCAAAATGGGCAACTTCTAGTAAGATATCTTTCGTATTTTCGTTGATACCGCTTAATTCTCCCCCCATTATGCCTCCAAGTGCAATTATGTTATCACCGTCGGTTATAAGTGTTTCTGCTCCTTCCATAGTGTACTCTTTACCATCTAAAAGAAGGATTTTTTCACCTTTTTTAGCTTTTCTAACAATTATTTGATCCCCTATAAGATCTAAATCAAATGCATGGATAGGATGACCTGTTTCTAACATTACATAGTTCGTTATATCTACAATATTGTTTATACTTCTTATTCCTGATCTTCCCAACCTTTTAACAAGCCACATTGGGGATGGTCCAACTTTTACATCTTTTACAACTGTTGCCATATATCGATTACATTTTTCATATTCTATTCTTACGGGAAACCCCTCACCTTTACTAATTTTTATATACTCAGGTAATTTAAATCCTACACCACAATCTATCGTTTCTAACTCTTTGGCAACACCTAAATAAGAAAGTAAATCAGGTCTATTGGGAAGTATCTCTATCTCTAAAACGTGGTCATACAGATCAAAAAATTTTACAAAATCTGTTCCATTCGGAACATCATCTATTATTCTGTAAATTTTATCCGCATCACTAGATATACCTAATTCCTTCAAAGAACACATCATTCCCTGAGAGATTACTCCCTTGAACTCTCGTTCTTCTATTTTTATATTGTTTGCTAAAGTTGCCCCAGGAAGTGCAACTGGAACTTTTTCTCCAACCTTAACCGTAAGGTCCCCAGTGACTATATTTTTGATCTCTTTCCCCACGTCTATCTTACAAATTACTAAATTATCAGCATTTTCAAGTGGGGTTATTTCCTTAATCTCTCCAACTGTTATATTGTTAAGATCATTCCCCATTTTTTCAAAACCTTCTACATCTACAGAGTGAAGTTTTATTTCTTTTACTAATTCTTCGATATTTTTTGTGACTTTTATATACTCTTCAAGCCAATTTAAAGATACTTTCATCGTTACCTCCCTCTAAAATTTTGCTTGTCAATGATGGATAGTTGATTATAAATTTTCTATAAATCTTGCATCATTTTTATAAAATTCTCTTATATCTGGAATGTTATATTTCAACATCGCCACTCTTTCAATTCCCATTCCAAAAGCAAAACCTTGCCATACTTTTGGATCGTAATTAACACTTCGAAAAACGTTTGGATGAACTAAACCGGCTCCTAATATTTCTATCCAACCAGTATTTTTACAAACATTACACCCTTTTCCTCCACAAAAGATACAACTGATATCTACCTCAAAACTCGGTTCGGTAAAAGGGAAATAGCTTGGGCGTAACAATATCGAAACTTTATTCCCAAAAAATTTTTGAGCAAAAACTTCAAGATACATTTTTAGATGGGAAACGGAAACATTTCTATCAACATACAACCCTTCTACCTGATGAAAAACGGGGGAATGCGTGGCGTCTAGTTCATCTTTTCTATATACCCTTCCAGGGGATATTATGGCCAAAGGCGGTTTGCTTTTCAACATAGTTCTCACTTGAACGGGAGAAGTATGCGTTCTTAATAGCTTTTCTTTGTCCAAAGATAAATAAAAAGTATCCTGCATTTCTCTGGCAGGATGCCATTCAGGGGTATTAAGCGCATCAAAATTGTACCAAGAATTCTCTATTTCTGGACCTTCAGCTACTGAAAAACCCATTCCAATGAATATTTCTTCTATTTCTTTCCTTGTTTTTGTGATTAAATTTTCTTTCCCAACCTTTCTACGAGCCCCAGGAATCGTAATATCAACCCAGTTTTTTTTCTCCTTTTCTTCCCTTTCCTTTTCTTCCAACTCACTCAACTTTTCATCAAAAATAGTTCCTAATTCTTCTTTCAATTCATTTACACTTTTACCATACTCTTTTTTTAATTCTACATCGTCGATATCTTTAAGATTGTTCATTAGAGACTTGATTAAACCTTTTTTACCTAAATATTTAGATTTTAGATTTTGAAATTCTTGCATATTTGTTATTTCTTGTAGTTCTCTTTTTAAAGTACCTATGATTTCATCTTTGTCTATTATTAAAGCCATCAAAATCCTCCTAAATTTTAAAATCTAGCTGTTGCCCTGTAGCCCTTTTAAAATCAAAATCTTATTTCAGAAAATCGTTTTTTTCTAAAATATCAATTGAAAAAATCTTTTGATTCATATACGATAGGTTCTCCCAACATATTAACTACTCTGTCAGTGGTTGCTTGTAATAGTTCAACAGAATCACTTATCACCAATATACTGCAATCGTTTTTATAATAAGAAATGATAGTTGAAATGTCAGAAAGCTCATCGTAGTTAATATCACATTTTCTAGCTCCTATAAATATCAAATGACGCCTTTTAGGTTTGTTTTTAAGTATGTTGTATATGCTATCTTTCCAAATTTGAGGAACCACTATATGTGTAAAAGATCTTCCCACCCAATTTATTCCGTTTGCAAGAAATCCATTTATTTTAACTTCTTTTGCGTACTTTTCAGGTTCTGAAATTAACTTAAAGAAATATGAGGTCATTAATTCCGTATTAGTAGTATATAACCCTAACGAATTCCCTTTTTCCAACTTAATTTCTGGGAAGGTGATAGAAGGTTTTACAATATCTAAAATGATGCTATTTGAAATTTCTTCTTCAATCACCTTGCACACCTCTTTTTATTGTTTTTCGAATCTCGTCGATTACTTTCTTAGTATCGATCTTTTCAATTTTAGTCGCATCAAGAGTCGAAAAAGTATCGTTACTTAGATACAACAAGGGTTTTAAATTTTCTAATGATCCTTCATTTTTGTGCAAAGCAACCACTTTTCCAACAACTAATTCATGATCTCCAACAGTAAAAGAATTTTCTAACGTGCATTCCATTGAAAAATAACCATCAACAATATAGGGGGCATTTACGAATTCAGAATCTTTCACCTTAACTCCTGCTGCCGAGAGCTTATCACCTTCTCTTGCAGAAATCCGTCCAACTTTTACGGATAACTCCGATTTCTCATACGGTAAAAAACTGACTGTAAATTCTTTTTCCTTAATTAACATGGGGTAAGTATATCTTTGTTTTTTAATAGCAAATCCAAACAGAGGTGGATTTGACGAAAGGGGTGTACTCCAAGCCACAGTCATCGAATTAACAAAAGAACCACTCTTAATAGTGACCAAGCACACAGGCATAACGATATTTTCACTGAATCGATTAATATTCACACTTATCCCTCCAGAAGAAAATTATACCATAACAATAGAAAAATCTGACATTTTTATTGACAATTTGAAAAAAAGAGTTATAATATAAATATCGTCTTTCGATATCGACATTAGATATATGGAGGGAATAATTTTGATTGAATTTAAAAATGTTTCAAAAAAATTCCAAGATAAGTACATCCTAAGAAATTTTAATCTCAAAGTTCAAGAAGGGAGTAAAACACTTATTTTTGGAAAATCTGGAATTGGGAAAACCACCATTTTTAGACTACTTTTAGGATTCATAAAACCAGACGAAGGACAATTACTATACAAAAATGAAGAGTTGAATGGTAAAAATGTATGGGATTTAAGAAGAGATGCTGTGTATATTGGGCAGGAATTAGATATTGCTGATGGAACCGTAAGAGAAATAATTCGTACTATATTGAATTATAAAATAAATCTTAAAAAATCTTTCAATGAATCAGAATTACTAAAATTATTCGATTTTTTTGAACTACACGAAAATATTTTAGATAAAGATTTCCAATCACTTTCAGGTGGAGAAAAACAAAGAGTTTTGATATCTATCTTTACATTTTTAAACAAAAAGTTATACTTATTGGATGAGATTACCTCTTCTCTGGATAGAGAGATGAAAAATAAAGTCATAGAATATTTATTATCAAAAAAAGAGTGGACTTTGATTGCAATATCTCATGATCAAGAATGGTTAAATAAAGAAGGTTTGAATATAATAGAGATGGGAGGGAATAATAATGGAACCTACAACTGATATTTCTTTATTTTCACTTGCAATGGCTTATTTATTAATATTTTTCCCCATTATCTTGAGTTATATTTTTAATTTAAAAATAACTCGAGATACTTTAATTTCAACGATCAGGATGAGCATCCAGCTTTTCATCATGTCTTTAATTTTAGTATATCTTTTCCAATTTGATTATACATGGTTGAATATAGGCTGGCTATTTTTTATGATCTCTTTTGCTGTATTTCGAGTGATTGGTAGTAGCGGTTTAAATTTCAAAAGGTTCATTTGGCCTGTATTCTTTGCCCTTGCTATTTCAAATTTTATTGTACTTTTTTACTTTGATTTTATAATTTTAAGATTGGATAACATTTTCACAGCAAGATATTTCGTTGTCCTTGGCGG
This window contains:
- the pheT gene encoding phenylalanine--tRNA ligase subunit beta, with protein sequence MKVSLNWLEEYIKVTKNIEELVKEIKLHSVDVEGFEKMGNDLNNITVGEIKEITPLENADNLVICKIDVGKEIKNIVTGDLTVKVGEKVPVALPGATLANNIKIEEREFKGVISQGMMCSLKELGISSDADKIYRIIDDVPNGTDFVKFFDLYDHVLEIEILPNRPDLLSYLGVAKELETIDCGVGFKLPEYIKISKGEGFPVRIEYEKCNRYMATVVKDVKVGPSPMWLVKRLGRSGIRSINNIVDITNYVMLETGHPIHAFDLDLIGDQIIVRKAKKGEKILLLDGKEYTMEGAETLITDGDNIIALGGIMGGELSGINENTKDILLEVAHFDPVNIRRSSTYHKITSDSSYRFERGVDPNNSEMVMGRLIKLINELTGGKVDGPTTDIYPEPIKNKEISIKKSYINNRLGKELAEKEIEQILKKLDFPFTKVEKSSHQKEMEDVNKKTNLSFDTIDEEWKVSIPTKRPDITQEIDLVEEVGRVYGYSKIQSAFPNLNGMIGSKGDFVSFKEKVADIMLANGYHEAKTFPLNNGNRMWMENELDLKLINPISSELEYMSSKLIYGLLDSASFNYRNQIKDIKMFEIDKVFQAEKGSETGAKEFTNLAFVATGRENNDDFTDKREVTFYSVKGALENLLNEFHVKVEYVRNDQSGFLKAQSALLFINSEEVGFLGLLDPVIADNYYEIKDPIYICEINLNKIFEGKKEIKREFRKVDLPAIKREYSMIVPLNIEFKEIQEIIINVADIVEDFKIFDVYRGKNIEEDKTSITVSIVYRSENKTLTEEEVNQVERSILESLNNKGIKLRES
- a CDS encoding ABC transporter permease gives rise to the protein MEPTTDISLFSLAMAYLLIFFPIILSYIFNLKITRDTLISTIRMSIQLFIMSLILVYLFQFDYTWLNIGWLFFMISFAVFRVIGSSGLNFKRFIWPVFFALAISNFIVLFYFDFIILRLDNIFTARYFVVLGGMLLGNALTGDIIGISNFYKDIQRNKQRYFFALGNGATVYEATLPYLRNALISALRPTIASMATVGIVYLPGMMTGQILGGASPQTAIKYQIAIYVAILTSVSLSVTLTILFTMKSSFDEYGILREDIFKK
- a CDS encoding flavin reductase family protein, translated to MNINRFSENIVMPVCLVTIKSGSFVNSMTVAWSTPLSSNPPLFGFAIKKQRYTYPMLIKEKEFTVSFLPYEKSELSVKVGRISAREGDKLSAAGVKVKDSEFVNAPYIVDGYFSMECTLENSFTVGDHELVVGKVVALHKNEGSLENLKPLLYLSNDTFSTLDATKIEKIDTKKVIDEIRKTIKRGVQGD
- a CDS encoding ABC transporter ATP-binding protein is translated as MIEFKNVSKKFQDKYILRNFNLKVQEGSKTLIFGKSGIGKTTIFRLLLGFIKPDEGQLLYKNEELNGKNVWDLRRDAVYIGQELDIADGTVREIIRTILNYKINLKKSFNESELLKLFDFFELHENILDKDFQSLSGGEKQRVLISIFTFLNKKLYLLDEITSSLDREMKNKVIEYLLSKKEWTLIAISHDQEWLNKEGLNIIEMGGNNNGTYN
- a CDS encoding phenylalanine--tRNA ligase subunit alpha, whose translation is MALIIDKDEIIGTLKRELQEITNMQEFQNLKSKYLGKKGLIKSLMNNLKDIDDVELKKEYGKSVNELKEELGTIFDEKLSELEEKEREEKEKKNWVDITIPGARRKVGKENLITKTRKEIEEIFIGMGFSVAEGPEIENSWYNFDALNTPEWHPAREMQDTFYLSLDKEKLLRTHTSPVQVRTMLKSKPPLAIISPGRVYRKDELDATHSPVFHQVEGLYVDRNVSVSHLKMYLEVFAQKFFGNKVSILLRPSYFPFTEPSFEVDISCIFCGGKGCNVCKNTGWIEILGAGLVHPNVFRSVNYDPKVWQGFAFGMGIERVAMLKYNIPDIREFYKNDARFIENL